A window of bacterium genomic DNA:
CTCTGGGGCATCAACATCCCCTACATCATCGAGGGCCTCTGCTACTTCGGGGGACTGACCATCCTGGGCAAGTTCTGCTCCGAGAACGTCGGTCTGAACGACGTGGTGTCGGGGTATGTATACAGCGCCGTCACGGGCGGAATCACGCTCGCCATGCTCATCTTCGGCGGTTTCGCCGACAAGATCGGCGTCCGGGCATCTCTGGCCCTCTCGCTGGGCATGATGTCCATCGGTCGCGCTCTGGTCGCCCTGTCCGATACGCTCGGGCTCGAGAACGGCCTCTGGTCGCCCATGTTCATGACGATGGCCGGCGGCCTGCTCATCATGGTCCTCAACTACGGCCTCTACCAGCCGGCCGCATATGCCGGCGTCAAGCGCTACACCAATCCCCAGACCGCGGCCATGGGCTACGCGGTGGTCTACGCCCTGATGAACCTGGGCGGATTCATCTTCGGCGGCCTCTCGCCCGCGGTGCGCAGCACCGTCGGCGGCCACTTCCCGCCCAATGGCCTGGCCGCCGTCTACTGGGTGCTGGCGGGATTGACACTGTCCGGCTCGCTCATCACCCTGCTGGTGATCACGCGCCGGACCGACCGCGCGGCCGTCGCGCGCGTCAAGCTCGAAACCCGGGGAATCCGGACAGCAGGCGACACCGGGGCTGACGCAGAAGGCGGGGCGAAACCGGCCCCAGCGTCCTACAACAAGATGCCTTTCGTGAGCCTGCTCCTGCTCTCCCTGACGGGCCTGGTCATGTTCGTCGTATCCTTCAGCGGCAGATTCGGGCCCATGGATCCGGCGATAGGACGCGCGCCCACCTGGTTCAGTTTCGGCATCCTGGGCCTGACCGCGCTGCTGGGCGCCGGCGCCACGTGGGAATTCCTACGCCACAATCCGGATCATCCCTTCCGGAACAAGCGCTTCGTCTTCTTCATCTTCATCCTCATCCCGGTGCAGACGCTGTTCGCGCACCAGTGGCTCACCCTGCCCTACTACTGCGACCGGGCCTTCACGGGTTCGCCGGTCAGCGAGTACTTCGAGTTCTTCTCGAACCTCAATCCGCTGCTCATCTTCATCCTGGCGCCGCTGGTGGCGGGCCTGACCGCCCGCGCCAACATCTACAAGATGATGATCATCG
This region includes:
- a CDS encoding MFS transporter, which codes for MSDTTARSEGQGAKSIGQVVSDAFKELGTTLVAFVRAPRALWGINIPYIIEGLCYFGGLTILGKFCSENVGLNDVVSGYVYSAVTGGITLAMLIFGGFADKIGVRASLALSLGMMSIGRALVALSDTLGLENGLWSPMFMTMAGGLLIMVLNYGLYQPAAYAGVKRYTNPQTAAMGYAVVYALMNLGGFIFGGLSPAVRSTVGGHFPPNGLAAVYWVLAGLTLSGSLITLLVITRRTDRAAVARVKLETRGIRTAGDTGADAEGGAKPAPASYNKMPFVSLLLLSLTGLVMFVVSFSGRFGPMDPAIGRAPTWFSFGILGLTALLGAGATWEFLRHNPDHPFRNKRFVFFIFILIPVQTLFAHQWLTLPYYCDRAFTGSPVSEYFEFFSNLNPLLIFILAPLVAGLTARANIYKMMIIGTTVMAAPTFLLTLGPRLYPLIGYIVLMSIGEAMWQPRFLQWIAEIAPEGKTGAYMGIGQLPWFLTKVVTGLYSGHFVANYCPLPGTGLPQRTEIMWLFYGIIAMVSPVVLVLARKWMQKGMQSKSI